The following coding sequences lie in one Jonesia denitrificans DSM 20603 genomic window:
- the lgt gene encoding prolipoprotein diacylglyceryl transferase, with the protein MTGLVASIPSPPQAVWHLGPLPLRAYALAILLGIVVAVWLTVRRIVPRGGNADQVYDVAMWAVPFGIVGGRIYHVISTPRPYFGENGNPIKALYIWEGGLGIWGAVALGAVGAWIGCRRTGLSFASFADALAPGLLLAQAIGRLGNWFNQELFGAPTTMPWGLEIDAAHIPAGYDPGTLFHPTFLYELLWCTLGAIIILLLDRRVRFAPFQVFWLYVVWYTAGRLWIELLRIDTAEIIFGMRVNVWVSILVMVGGTIGFFLAGRGNKYVNDSMGNQPQVDAEITE; encoded by the coding sequence ATGACCGGACTTGTTGCCTCAATTCCTAGCCCGCCGCAAGCTGTCTGGCACCTCGGTCCGTTACCGCTTCGCGCCTACGCGCTAGCTATTCTGCTGGGAATCGTGGTAGCTGTGTGGTTGACAGTCCGACGGATTGTCCCCCGTGGTGGAAACGCTGATCAAGTGTATGACGTTGCGATGTGGGCCGTTCCGTTTGGGATCGTGGGAGGGCGCATCTATCATGTTATTTCCACACCACGGCCCTATTTTGGTGAAAACGGTAATCCCATCAAAGCCCTCTACATTTGGGAGGGCGGTCTGGGAATCTGGGGAGCCGTCGCGCTTGGTGCAGTAGGAGCATGGATTGGATGCCGACGCACCGGACTTTCCTTCGCCTCATTCGCTGACGCTCTTGCACCAGGGCTTTTGCTGGCACAGGCAATTGGTCGGTTGGGTAACTGGTTTAATCAGGAACTCTTTGGTGCACCCACAACAATGCCGTGGGGTCTTGAAATCGATGCGGCCCACATTCCTGCAGGATATGATCCTGGCACATTGTTCCACCCCACGTTCTTGTATGAGCTGTTGTGGTGCACTCTCGGGGCGATCATTATCCTTCTGCTCGACCGACGTGTGAGATTTGCGCCGTTCCAAGTCTTCTGGCTTTATGTCGTGTGGTACACCGCAGGTCGCCTGTGGATCGAGCTCCTTCGGATTGACACCGCCGAGATCATATTTGGAATGCGTGTGAACGTCTGGGTGTCCATCCTTGTCATGGTGGGCGGAACCATTGGATTCTTCCTTGCTGGCCGAGGTAACAAGTACGTTAACGATTCGATGGGAAACCAACCTCAGGTCGACGCAGAGATAACAGAATAA